The proteins below come from a single Phocoena sinus isolate mPhoSin1 chromosome 2, mPhoSin1.pri, whole genome shotgun sequence genomic window:
- the DUOX2 gene encoding dual oxidase 2 isoform X3, translated as MVRARPKALVLLGALLTALLDPAGGQDSVSLTWEVQRYDGWFNNLRHHERGAAGSRLRRLVPANYADGVYQALGEPLLPNPRRLSNAAMRGTAGLPSSRNRTVLGVFFGYHVLSDLVSVEKPGCPAEFLNIHIPPGDPVFDRDQSGDVVLPFQRSRWDPETGQSPSNPRDLTNEATGWLDGSAIYGSSHSWSDELRSFSGGRLASGPDPAFPRNAQDPLRMWTAPDPATGRRGSRGLYAFGAERGNREPFLQALGLLWFRYHNLWAEKLARKHPLWGDEELFQHARKRVIATYQNIAMYEWLPSFLQQAPPNYTEYRPFLDPSISPEFLAASEQFFSTMVPPGVYMRNTSCHFQRVLNEGFGSSPALRVCNSYWIRESPNLNSAEAVNHLLLGMASQISELEDNIVVEDLRDYWPGPGKFSRTDYVASSIQRGRDMGLPSYSQARQALGLETPEKWSDLNTSVNHQVLEATAALYNQDVSRLELLPGGLLESHGGPGPLFSTIVLDQFVRLRDGDRYWFENSRNGLFSTEEIAEIRNTTLRDVLVAVTSVNHSALQPNVFIWQQGAPCPQPRQLTSEDLPPCVPLTVTHFFEGSGPGFGITIVALCCLPLVSLLISGVVAYFRGQELKKLQKKGRESVKKEAAKDGMSAMEWPGPRERSYPITIQLLPDRRLQVLDRRLSVLRTIQLRSLQQVHLILSSNSGRRTLLLKIPKEYDLVMLFNSEEERGTFVQYLQDFCVSWTLGLDVAEMSENELFRKAVTKQQRGRILEVFFRHLFAQVLDIDQADAGTLPLDSSQKVREALTCELSRAEFAESLGLKPQDMFVESMFSLADKDGNGYLSFREFLDVLVVFMKGSPEDKSRLMFTMYDLDGNGFLSKDEFFTMMRSFIEISNNCLSKAQLAEVVESMFRESGFQDKQELTWEDFHFMLRDHDNELRRTQLCVKGGGGGIGDILKPNVSSRVSFITRTSGERSCPQGVGLPVSEAPELGAPGLKKRFGKKAVVPPPRLYTEALQEKMQRGFMAQKLQQYKRFVENYRRHIMVVAIFSAICAGLFVERAYYYAFASPPSGIAETTLVGIILSRGTAASVSFMFSYILLTMCRNLITFLRETFLNRYVPFDAAVDFHRWIAMAAVVLAILHSAGHVVNVYIFSVSPLSLLACIFPSVFVNDGSKLPQKFYWWFFQTVPGMTGVLLLLVLAIMYVFASHHFRRRSFRGFWLTHHLYILLYVLLIIHGSFALIQLPRFHIYFLVPALIYVGDKLVSLSRKKVEIGVVKAELLPSGVTHLEFQRPQGFEYKSGQWVRIACLALGTNEYHPFTLTSAPHEDTLSLHIRAAGPWTTRLREIYSPPTGDSCAKHPKLYLDGPFGEGHQEWHKFEVSVLVGGGIGVTPFASILKDLVFKSSLGSQMLCKKIYFIWVTRTQRQFEWLADIIREVEENDHQDLVSVHIYITQLAEKFDLRTTMLYICERHFQKVLNRSLFTGLRSITHFGRPPFEPFFDSLQEVHPKVRKIGVFSCGPPGMTKNVEKACQLINRKDQAHFVHHYENF; from the exons TCGGACCTGGTGAGCGTGGAAAAGCCTGGCTGCCCGGCCGAGTTCCTCAACATCCACATCCCGCCCGGAGACCCCGTGTTCGATCGCGACCAGAGCGGGGACGTGGTGCTGCCCTTCCAGAGGAGCCGCTGGGACCCCGAGACCGGACAGAGCCCCAGCAACCCCCGGGACCTG ACCAACGAGGCGACGGGCTGGCTGGACGGCAGCGCCATCTATGGCTCCTCGCACTCCTGGAGCGACGAGCTGCGGAGCTTCTCCGGGGGGCGGCTGGCGTCGGGGCCCGACCCCGCCTTCCCCCGGAACGCGCAGGACCCGCTGCGCATGTGGACTGCGCCCGACCCCGCCACGGGACGGCGCGGGTCACGGGGGCTGTACG CCTTCGGGGCGGAGCGAGGGAACCGCGAGCCCTTCCTGCAGGCGCTGGGCCTGCTCTGGTTCCGCTACCACAACCTGTGGGCAGAGAAGCTGGCCCGCAAGCACCCGCTCTGGGGAGACGAAGAGCTGTTCCAGCACGCGCGCAAGAGGGTCATCGCCACCTACCAG AACATCGCGATGTATGAGTGGCTGCCCAGCTTCCTGCAGCAAGCACCGCCGAATTACACAG AGTACCGCCCTTTCCTGGACCCCAGCATCTCTCCGGAGTTCCTGGCGGCCTCTGAGCAGTTCTTCTCTACCATGGTGCCCCCTGGCGTCTACATGAG AAACACCAGCTGTCATTTCCAGAGGGTCCTGAATGAGGGTTTTGGCAGCTCCCCAGCTCTCAGAGTCTGCAACAGCTACTGGATTCGGGAG AGCCCCAATCTGAACAGTGCCGAGGCAGTGAATCATCTGCTGCTGGGAATGGCCTCCCAGATTTCGGAGCTGGAGGACAACATAGTGGTTGAAGATCTGAGGG aTTACTGGCCTGGCCCTGGCAAGTTCTCCCGCACTGACTATGTGGCCAGCAGCATCCAACGTGGCCGAGATATGGGGCTGCCCAGCTATAGCCAAGCCCGACAGGCCTTGGGGCTGGAGACCCCAGAGAAATGGAGTGACCTCAACACCAGCGTGAACCATCAG GTGCTGGAGGCCACAGCCGCCCTGTACAACCAGGACGTGTCCCGGCTGGAGCTACTCCCCGGGGGGCTCCTGGAGAGCCATGGGGGCCCTGGACCCCTCTTCAGCACCATTGTCCTCGATCAGTTTGTGCGACTGCGGGATGGCGACCGCTACTGGTTTGAGAACAGCAGGAATGG GCTATTCTCCACGGAGGAAATTGCAGAAATCAGAAACACCACTCTTCGGGACGTGCTGGTGGCTGTCACCAGCGTGAACCATAGTGCCCTGCAGCCCAATGTCTTTATTTGGCAACAAG GTGCACCCTGCCCTCAGCCCCGGCAGCTCACAAGTGAAGACTTGCCCCCCTGTGTGCCCCTGACTGTGACTCATTTCTTCGAGGGCAGTGGTCCTGGTTTTGGCATCACCATCGTGGCTCTGTGCTGTCTCCCCCTAG TGAGCCTGCTTATCTCTGGGGTGGTGGCCTATTTCCGGGGCCAAGAGCTCAAGAAGCTAcaaaagaaaggcagagagagtgTGAAGAAGGAAGCAGCCAAAGATGGAATGTCAG CGATGGAGTGGCCGGGACCCAGGGAGAGGAGCTATCCCATCACCATCCAGCTGCTCCCAGACAGGCGTCTGCAGGTCCTGGACAGGCGTCTCTCTGTGCTCCGCACCATCCAGCTGAGGTCCCTGCAGCAGGTCCACCTCATCCTGTCCAGCAACAGCGGACGCCGCACCCTGCTGCTCAAGATCCCCAAGGAGTATGACCTG GTGATGCTGTTTAACTCTGAGGAAGAGCGAGGCACCTTCGTGCAGTATCTGCAGGACTTCTGTGTGAGCTGGACTCTGGGCCTTGATGTGGCTGAGATGAGTGAGAACGAGCTGTTCAGGAAGGCTGTGACCAAGCAGCAGCGGGGCCGCATCCTGGAGGTCTTCTTCAGACACCTCTTTGCCCAG GTGCTGGACATCGACCAGGCAGACGCCGGGACCCTGCCCCTGGATTCGTCACAGAAGGTGCGGGAGGCCCTGACGTGTGAGCTGAGCCGGGCCGAGTTTGCCGAGTCCCTGGGCCTCAAGCCCCAGGACATGTTTGTGGAGTCCATGTTTTCTCTGGCCGACAAGGACGGCAATGGCTACCTGTCCTTCCGGGAGTTCCTGGACGTCCTGGTGGTCTTCATGAAAG GCTCCCCAGAGGACAAGTCCCGCTTGATGTTCACCATGTATGACCTTGATGGGAATGGCTTCCTCTCCAAGGACGAGTTCTTTACCATGATGCG gtCCTTCATCGAGATCTCCAACAACTGCCTGTCCAAGGCCCAGCTGGCTGAGGTGGTGGAGTCTATGTTCCGGGAGTCGGGCTTCCAGGACAAGCAGGAGCTGACATGGGAGGACTTCCACTTCATGCTGCGGGACCACGACAACGAGCTCCGCCGCACCCAGCTCTGCGTcaagggtggaggtggag GTATTGGAGACATTCTTAAACCAAACGTCAGCTCTCGAGTGTCATTCATCACTCGGACTTCTGGGGAACG ttCTTGCCCTCAGGGAGTGGGGCTCCCTGTCTCAGAAGCCCCAGAGTTGGGAGCTCCTGGGTTGAAGAAGAGGTTTGGCAAAAA GGCAGTGGTGCCCCCTCCCCGGCTATACACAGAGGCGCTGCAGGAGAAGATGCAGCGGGGCTTCATGGCCCAGAAGCTGCAGCAGTACAAGCGTTTCGTGGAGAACTACCGGCGGCACATCATGGTCGTGGCAATCTTCTCGGCCATCTGTGCCGGACTGTTTGTGGAGCGTGCTTACT ACTATGCCTTTGCCTCGCCACCCTCGGGCATTGCAGAGACCACCCTCGTGGGCATCATCCTGTCGCGGGGCACGGCGGCCAGCGTCTCCTTCATGTTCTCCTACATCCTGCTCACCATGTGCCGCAACCTCATCACCTTCCTGCGAGAGACCTTCCTCAACCGCTATGTGCCCTTCGATGCAGCCGTGGACTTCCATCGCTGGATCGCCATGGCTGCTGTCGTCCTGGCCA TTTTGCACAGTGCTGGCCACGTGGTGAATGTCTACATCTTCTCAGTCAGCCCCCTCAGCCTGCTGGCCTGCATCTTCCCCAGCGTCTTTGTGAATGATGG GTCCAAGCTTCCCCAGAAGTTCTACTGGTGGTTCTTCCAGACAGTCCCAG GCATGACAGGGGTGCTCCTGCTCCTGGTTCTCGCCATCATGTACGTCTTCGCCTCCCACCACTTCCGGCGCCGCAGCTTCCGGGGCTTCTGGCTGACCCACCACCTCTACATTCTGCTCTACGTGCTG CTCATCATTCACGGCAGCTTCGCTCTGATCCAACTGCCCCGTTTCCACATCTACTTCCTGGTGCCAGCACTTATCTATGTGGGGGACAAGCTGGTGAGCCTGAGCCGGAAGAAGGTGGAGATAGGCGTGGTGAAAGCAGAACTGCTGCCTTCAG GAGTGACCCACCTTGAGTTCCAGCGGCCCCAAGGCTTTGAGTACAAGTCAGGACAGTGGGTGCGGATCGCCTGCCTGGCTCTCGGGACCAACGAGTACCACCCCTTCACCCTGACTTCTGCGCCCCACGAGGACACGCTTAGTCTGCACATCCGGGCAGCAGGGCCCTGGACCACCCGCCTCAGGGAGATCTACTCACCCCCAACGGGTGACAGCTGTGCCAAACATCCAAAG CTGTACCTCGATGGACCATTTGGAGAGGGCCACCAGGAGTGGCATAAGTTTGAGGTGTCTGTGCTGGTGGGAGGGGGCATTGGGGTCACCCCCTTTGCCTCCATCCTCAAAGACCTGGTCTTCAAGTCATCCTTAGGCAGCCAAATGCTCTGTAAAAAG ATCTACTTCATCTGGGTGACACGGACCCAGCGGCAGTTTGAGTGGCTGGCTGACATCATCCGGGAGGTGGAGGAGAATGACCACCAGGACCTGGTGTCCGTGCACATCTACATCACCCAGCTGGCTGAGAAGTTTGACCTCAGGACCACCATGCTG tacATCTGTGAGCGGCACTTCCAGAAGGTGCTGAACCGGAGTCTGTTCACGGGCTTGCGCTCCATCACCCACTTTGGCCGACCCCCCTTCGAACCCTTCTTCGACTCTCTGCAGGAGGTCCACCCAAAG GTGAGGAAGATCGGGGTGTTTAGCTGCGGCCCTCCAGGAATGACCAAGAATGTAGAGAAGGCCTGTCAGCTCATCAACAGGAAGGACCAGGCCCACTTTGTGCACCACTATGAGAACTTCTGA
- the DUOX2 gene encoding dual oxidase 2 isoform X2, translating to MVRARPKALVLLGALLTALLDPAGGQDSVSLTWEVQRYDGWFNNLRHHERGAAGSRLRRLVPANYADGVYQALGEPLLPNPRRLSNAAMRGTAGLPSSRNRTVLGVFFGYHVLSDLVSVEKPGCPAEFLNIHIPPGDPVFDRDQSGDVVLPFQRSRWDPETGQSPSNPRDLTNEATGWLDGSAIYGSSHSWSDELRSFSGGRLASGPDPAFPRNAQDPLRMWTAPDPATGRRGSRGLYAFGAERGNREPFLQALGLLWFRYHNLWAEKLARKHPLWGDEELFQHARKRVIATYQNIAMYEWLPSFLQQAPPNYTEYRPFLDPSISPEFLAASEQFFSTMVPPGVYMRNTSCHFQRVLNEGFGSSPALRVCNSYWIRESPNLNSAEAVNHLLLGMASQISELEDNIVVEDLRDYWPGPGKFSRTDYVASSIQRGRDMGLPSYSQARQALGLETPEKWSDLNTSVNHQVLEATAALYNQDVSRLELLPGGLLESHGGPGPLFSTIVLDQFVRLRDGDRYWFENSRNGLFSTEEIAEIRNTTLRDVLVAVTSVNHSALQPNVFIWQQGAPCPQPRQLTSEDLPPCVPLTVTHFFEGSGPGFGITIVALCCLPLVSLLISGVVAYFRGQELKKLQKKGRESVKKEAAKDGMSAMEWPGPRERSYPITIQLLPDRRLQVLDRRLSVLRTIQLRSLQQVHLILSSNSGRRTLLLKIPKEYDLVMLFNSEEERGTFVQYLQDFCVSWTLGLDVAEMSENELFRKAVTKQQRGRILEVFFRHLFAQVLDIDQADAGTLPLDSSQKVREALTCELSRAEFAESLGLKPQDMFVESMFSLADKDGNGYLSFREFLDVLVVFMKGSPEDKSRLMFTMYDLDGNGFLSKDEFFTMMRSFIEISNNCLSKAQLAEVVESMFRESGFQDKQELTWEDFHFMLRDHDNELRRTQLCVKGGGGGVFLFSPGIGDILKPNVSSRVSFITRTSGERSCPQGVGLPVSEAPELGAPGLKKRFGKKAVVPPPRLYTEALQEKMQRGFMAQKLQQYKRFVENYRRHIMVVAIFSAICAGLFVERAYYYAFASPPSGIAETTLVGIILSRGTAASVSFMFSYILLTMCRNLITFLRETFLNRYVPFDAAVDFHRWIAMAAVVLAILHSAGHVVNVYIFSVSPLSLLACIFPSVFVNDGSKLPQKFYWWFFQTVPGMTGVLLLLVLAIMYVFASHHFRRRSFRGFWLTHHLYILLYVLLIIHGSFALIQLPRFHIYFLVPALIYVGDKLVSLSRKKVEIGVVKAELLPSGVTHLEFQRPQGFEYKSGQWVRIACLALGTNEYHPFTLTSAPHEDTLSLHIRAAGPWTTRLREIYSPPTGDSCAKHPKLYLDGPFGEGHQEWHKFEVSVLVGGGIGVTPFASILKDLVFKSSLGSQMLCKKIYFIWVTRTQRQFEWLADIIREVEENDHQDLVSVHIYITQLAEKFDLRTTMLYICERHFQKVLNRSLFTGLRSITHFGRPPFEPFFDSLQEVHPKVRKIGVFSCGPPGMTKNVEKACQLINRKDQAHFVHHYENF from the exons TCGGACCTGGTGAGCGTGGAAAAGCCTGGCTGCCCGGCCGAGTTCCTCAACATCCACATCCCGCCCGGAGACCCCGTGTTCGATCGCGACCAGAGCGGGGACGTGGTGCTGCCCTTCCAGAGGAGCCGCTGGGACCCCGAGACCGGACAGAGCCCCAGCAACCCCCGGGACCTG ACCAACGAGGCGACGGGCTGGCTGGACGGCAGCGCCATCTATGGCTCCTCGCACTCCTGGAGCGACGAGCTGCGGAGCTTCTCCGGGGGGCGGCTGGCGTCGGGGCCCGACCCCGCCTTCCCCCGGAACGCGCAGGACCCGCTGCGCATGTGGACTGCGCCCGACCCCGCCACGGGACGGCGCGGGTCACGGGGGCTGTACG CCTTCGGGGCGGAGCGAGGGAACCGCGAGCCCTTCCTGCAGGCGCTGGGCCTGCTCTGGTTCCGCTACCACAACCTGTGGGCAGAGAAGCTGGCCCGCAAGCACCCGCTCTGGGGAGACGAAGAGCTGTTCCAGCACGCGCGCAAGAGGGTCATCGCCACCTACCAG AACATCGCGATGTATGAGTGGCTGCCCAGCTTCCTGCAGCAAGCACCGCCGAATTACACAG AGTACCGCCCTTTCCTGGACCCCAGCATCTCTCCGGAGTTCCTGGCGGCCTCTGAGCAGTTCTTCTCTACCATGGTGCCCCCTGGCGTCTACATGAG AAACACCAGCTGTCATTTCCAGAGGGTCCTGAATGAGGGTTTTGGCAGCTCCCCAGCTCTCAGAGTCTGCAACAGCTACTGGATTCGGGAG AGCCCCAATCTGAACAGTGCCGAGGCAGTGAATCATCTGCTGCTGGGAATGGCCTCCCAGATTTCGGAGCTGGAGGACAACATAGTGGTTGAAGATCTGAGGG aTTACTGGCCTGGCCCTGGCAAGTTCTCCCGCACTGACTATGTGGCCAGCAGCATCCAACGTGGCCGAGATATGGGGCTGCCCAGCTATAGCCAAGCCCGACAGGCCTTGGGGCTGGAGACCCCAGAGAAATGGAGTGACCTCAACACCAGCGTGAACCATCAG GTGCTGGAGGCCACAGCCGCCCTGTACAACCAGGACGTGTCCCGGCTGGAGCTACTCCCCGGGGGGCTCCTGGAGAGCCATGGGGGCCCTGGACCCCTCTTCAGCACCATTGTCCTCGATCAGTTTGTGCGACTGCGGGATGGCGACCGCTACTGGTTTGAGAACAGCAGGAATGG GCTATTCTCCACGGAGGAAATTGCAGAAATCAGAAACACCACTCTTCGGGACGTGCTGGTGGCTGTCACCAGCGTGAACCATAGTGCCCTGCAGCCCAATGTCTTTATTTGGCAACAAG GTGCACCCTGCCCTCAGCCCCGGCAGCTCACAAGTGAAGACTTGCCCCCCTGTGTGCCCCTGACTGTGACTCATTTCTTCGAGGGCAGTGGTCCTGGTTTTGGCATCACCATCGTGGCTCTGTGCTGTCTCCCCCTAG TGAGCCTGCTTATCTCTGGGGTGGTGGCCTATTTCCGGGGCCAAGAGCTCAAGAAGCTAcaaaagaaaggcagagagagtgTGAAGAAGGAAGCAGCCAAAGATGGAATGTCAG CGATGGAGTGGCCGGGACCCAGGGAGAGGAGCTATCCCATCACCATCCAGCTGCTCCCAGACAGGCGTCTGCAGGTCCTGGACAGGCGTCTCTCTGTGCTCCGCACCATCCAGCTGAGGTCCCTGCAGCAGGTCCACCTCATCCTGTCCAGCAACAGCGGACGCCGCACCCTGCTGCTCAAGATCCCCAAGGAGTATGACCTG GTGATGCTGTTTAACTCTGAGGAAGAGCGAGGCACCTTCGTGCAGTATCTGCAGGACTTCTGTGTGAGCTGGACTCTGGGCCTTGATGTGGCTGAGATGAGTGAGAACGAGCTGTTCAGGAAGGCTGTGACCAAGCAGCAGCGGGGCCGCATCCTGGAGGTCTTCTTCAGACACCTCTTTGCCCAG GTGCTGGACATCGACCAGGCAGACGCCGGGACCCTGCCCCTGGATTCGTCACAGAAGGTGCGGGAGGCCCTGACGTGTGAGCTGAGCCGGGCCGAGTTTGCCGAGTCCCTGGGCCTCAAGCCCCAGGACATGTTTGTGGAGTCCATGTTTTCTCTGGCCGACAAGGACGGCAATGGCTACCTGTCCTTCCGGGAGTTCCTGGACGTCCTGGTGGTCTTCATGAAAG GCTCCCCAGAGGACAAGTCCCGCTTGATGTTCACCATGTATGACCTTGATGGGAATGGCTTCCTCTCCAAGGACGAGTTCTTTACCATGATGCG gtCCTTCATCGAGATCTCCAACAACTGCCTGTCCAAGGCCCAGCTGGCTGAGGTGGTGGAGTCTATGTTCCGGGAGTCGGGCTTCCAGGACAAGCAGGAGCTGACATGGGAGGACTTCCACTTCATGCTGCGGGACCACGACAACGAGCTCCGCCGCACCCAGCTCTGCGTcaagggtggaggtggaggtgt CTTCTTGTTCTCCCCAGGTATTGGAGACATTCTTAAACCAAACGTCAGCTCTCGAGTGTCATTCATCACTCGGACTTCTGGGGAACG ttCTTGCCCTCAGGGAGTGGGGCTCCCTGTCTCAGAAGCCCCAGAGTTGGGAGCTCCTGGGTTGAAGAAGAGGTTTGGCAAAAA GGCAGTGGTGCCCCCTCCCCGGCTATACACAGAGGCGCTGCAGGAGAAGATGCAGCGGGGCTTCATGGCCCAGAAGCTGCAGCAGTACAAGCGTTTCGTGGAGAACTACCGGCGGCACATCATGGTCGTGGCAATCTTCTCGGCCATCTGTGCCGGACTGTTTGTGGAGCGTGCTTACT ACTATGCCTTTGCCTCGCCACCCTCGGGCATTGCAGAGACCACCCTCGTGGGCATCATCCTGTCGCGGGGCACGGCGGCCAGCGTCTCCTTCATGTTCTCCTACATCCTGCTCACCATGTGCCGCAACCTCATCACCTTCCTGCGAGAGACCTTCCTCAACCGCTATGTGCCCTTCGATGCAGCCGTGGACTTCCATCGCTGGATCGCCATGGCTGCTGTCGTCCTGGCCA TTTTGCACAGTGCTGGCCACGTGGTGAATGTCTACATCTTCTCAGTCAGCCCCCTCAGCCTGCTGGCCTGCATCTTCCCCAGCGTCTTTGTGAATGATGG GTCCAAGCTTCCCCAGAAGTTCTACTGGTGGTTCTTCCAGACAGTCCCAG GCATGACAGGGGTGCTCCTGCTCCTGGTTCTCGCCATCATGTACGTCTTCGCCTCCCACCACTTCCGGCGCCGCAGCTTCCGGGGCTTCTGGCTGACCCACCACCTCTACATTCTGCTCTACGTGCTG CTCATCATTCACGGCAGCTTCGCTCTGATCCAACTGCCCCGTTTCCACATCTACTTCCTGGTGCCAGCACTTATCTATGTGGGGGACAAGCTGGTGAGCCTGAGCCGGAAGAAGGTGGAGATAGGCGTGGTGAAAGCAGAACTGCTGCCTTCAG GAGTGACCCACCTTGAGTTCCAGCGGCCCCAAGGCTTTGAGTACAAGTCAGGACAGTGGGTGCGGATCGCCTGCCTGGCTCTCGGGACCAACGAGTACCACCCCTTCACCCTGACTTCTGCGCCCCACGAGGACACGCTTAGTCTGCACATCCGGGCAGCAGGGCCCTGGACCACCCGCCTCAGGGAGATCTACTCACCCCCAACGGGTGACAGCTGTGCCAAACATCCAAAG CTGTACCTCGATGGACCATTTGGAGAGGGCCACCAGGAGTGGCATAAGTTTGAGGTGTCTGTGCTGGTGGGAGGGGGCATTGGGGTCACCCCCTTTGCCTCCATCCTCAAAGACCTGGTCTTCAAGTCATCCTTAGGCAGCCAAATGCTCTGTAAAAAG ATCTACTTCATCTGGGTGACACGGACCCAGCGGCAGTTTGAGTGGCTGGCTGACATCATCCGGGAGGTGGAGGAGAATGACCACCAGGACCTGGTGTCCGTGCACATCTACATCACCCAGCTGGCTGAGAAGTTTGACCTCAGGACCACCATGCTG tacATCTGTGAGCGGCACTTCCAGAAGGTGCTGAACCGGAGTCTGTTCACGGGCTTGCGCTCCATCACCCACTTTGGCCGACCCCCCTTCGAACCCTTCTTCGACTCTCTGCAGGAGGTCCACCCAAAG GTGAGGAAGATCGGGGTGTTTAGCTGCGGCCCTCCAGGAATGACCAAGAATGTAGAGAAGGCCTGTCAGCTCATCAACAGGAAGGACCAGGCCCACTTTGTGCACCACTATGAGAACTTCTGA